From Actinoplanes oblitus, a single genomic window includes:
- a CDS encoding alpha/beta hydrolase, whose translation MALIRCDFDSEALEVGTSMTVILPDDDRGDPPPVLYLLHGLTDDHSAWSRYSSVERYATGRGLAVIMPQVHRSFYANEAHGMRFWDFLSAELPETVRKFFRVSQRREDTFVAGLSMGGYGAMKWALREPERFAAAATLSGALDLAYIQEHDLRPHIRALVARVFADRVVAGGDEDLLHLLRVADPARLPRLMLRCGTEDHLLAQNKRFVAAARAGGIELDAEFGPGEHAWDYWDARLPAVIDFLLRGR comes from the coding sequence GTGGCTCTGATCCGCTGTGACTTCGACTCCGAGGCGCTCGAAGTCGGCACCTCGATGACCGTCATCCTGCCCGACGACGACCGCGGCGACCCGCCGCCGGTGCTCTACCTGCTGCACGGCCTCACCGACGACCACTCCGCCTGGAGCCGCTACTCCTCGGTCGAGCGCTACGCCACCGGCCGCGGCCTGGCGGTGATCATGCCGCAGGTGCACCGCAGCTTCTACGCCAACGAGGCGCACGGCATGCGGTTCTGGGACTTCCTCTCGGCCGAGCTGCCGGAGACCGTACGGAAGTTCTTCCGGGTCTCCCAGCGGCGCGAGGACACGTTCGTCGCCGGCCTGTCGATGGGTGGCTACGGCGCGATGAAGTGGGCGCTGCGCGAGCCGGAGCGCTTCGCCGCCGCCGCCACGCTGTCCGGGGCGCTCGACCTGGCGTACATCCAGGAGCACGACCTGCGGCCGCACATCCGTGCCCTGGTGGCGCGGGTGTTCGCCGACCGGGTGGTGGCCGGCGGCGACGAGGACCTGCTGCACCTGTTGCGGGTGGCCGACCCGGCGCGACTGCCGCGGCTGATGCTGCGCTGCGGCACCGAGGACCACCTGCTCGCGCAGAACAAGCGGTTCGTCGCGGCTGCCAGGGCCGGTGGGATCGAGCTGGACGCCGAGTTCGGCCCGGGAGAGCACGCCTGGGATTACTGGGACGCGCGACTCCCGGCCGTCATCGACTTCCTGTTGCGCGGGCGCTAG